A window of Candidatus Jettenia caeni contains these coding sequences:
- a CDS encoding putative multidrug efflux pump codes for MTEKFIHRPILSIVISLIITLLGVLSLTQLPMTQFPDIAPPSVIVTVEFAGANAETVTKAAIVPLERVINGVPGMKYMSSVSGNDGVGVIQIIFEAGTDPSIAAVNVQNRVAVVTDELPSEVIKNGVKIEKEERAMLMYLDIFSKDPTLEEKFLYNFADINILPELKRIHGVGYADILGAREYAMRIWLKPDKMLAYNISTDDVREALQEQNVEAAPGKVGVSSDRDKSAQALQYVVKYTGRYTDKGQYENIPIKSNTDGEILRIKDIAEVEFSTVDFDVESKFNGKPTASIIIKQLPGSNATEVISNVKKRIAEIKESAFIEGMDYEISYDVSRFLDASVHKVLKTLIEAFLLVSLVVFIFLQDWRSTLIPAIAVPVSLIGTLFFMQLLGFSLNLITLFALVLAIGIVVDNAIVVVEAVHAKMEHSHIGAKKATEKAMREIRGAIIAITLVMSAVFVPVAFMSGPTGIFYRQFSLTMAISIVLSGIVALTLTPALCILLLKRAHGGHTRKSLLNRFFGGFNSWYNNLSERYQRLLGVIANRKVITFSVLLIFCLGTGVLGKFLPSGFIPNEDQGTFYASITTPSGSTLERTKEVVHEVQKACESIEAIESVSSLAGINILSDGTGATYGTCLINLKNWEERKESVNDIIELVAEKTKHIKDAKTEFFPPPAVPGYGNASGFELRLLDKTGRGDLKKMETVVNQFINDLKDRPEIARAFTVFDASFPQYMVHIDHDKAAQKGVTVDNAMGTLQTLLGSEYATNFIRFGQMYKVMVQALPEYRAKPQDILKLYVKNNKDEMVPLSAFMRIERIYGVDQITRYNMYPSAEVNGEAAEGYSSGSAIAAIQEVAKEKLPKGYDIDWAGITRDEVLAGNEAVYIFLICLVFVYLLLSAQYESFLLPMPVILSLPTGVFGAFLLLMIMGLENNIYAQVAMVMLIGLLGKNAILIVEFASLKHREGRTPMQAAVEGATVRLRPILMTSFAFIAGLIPLMLASGAGAVGNRTIGTAAAGGMLFGTIFGVIIIPGLYVAFATLAEKFARKGTKEEIALTEVI; via the coding sequence ATGACTGAAAAATTTATCCATAGACCCATTTTATCCATAGTAATATCTTTAATCATCACCTTGCTGGGGGTATTATCTTTAACCCAATTGCCAATGACGCAATTTCCCGATATAGCCCCGCCATCGGTAATTGTTACCGTTGAGTTTGCCGGCGCCAATGCAGAAACCGTTACAAAAGCTGCCATTGTGCCTTTGGAACGTGTTATCAATGGTGTTCCGGGTATGAAATATATGTCGTCCGTTTCGGGAAACGATGGTGTGGGTGTAATACAAATTATTTTTGAAGCAGGTACTGACCCCAGTATTGCTGCGGTAAATGTTCAAAACAGGGTGGCTGTTGTAACGGATGAACTTCCTTCGGAAGTAATAAAAAATGGTGTAAAAATCGAGAAGGAAGAAAGGGCTATGCTGATGTATTTAGATATTTTCAGCAAAGATCCTACTTTGGAAGAAAAATTCCTGTACAACTTTGCTGATATTAATATACTGCCGGAATTAAAAAGAATTCATGGGGTTGGTTATGCAGATATATTGGGAGCCAGGGAATACGCTATGCGTATCTGGTTAAAACCCGATAAAATGCTTGCCTATAATATTTCTACAGATGACGTACGGGAAGCATTACAGGAACAAAATGTAGAAGCTGCCCCGGGTAAAGTAGGAGTTAGTTCGGATAGGGATAAATCAGCACAGGCATTACAGTACGTGGTAAAATATACAGGCAGGTATACAGATAAAGGCCAGTATGAAAACATCCCCATAAAATCAAATACCGACGGGGAAATTCTCCGCATAAAAGATATTGCTGAGGTAGAGTTTAGTACGGTCGATTTTGATGTAGAATCAAAATTTAATGGCAAACCCACAGCTTCCATCATAATCAAACAGTTGCCCGGTTCCAATGCCACTGAAGTAATCAGTAATGTGAAAAAGCGAATAGCTGAGATTAAAGAATCCGCCTTTATTGAAGGTATGGATTATGAGATTAGTTATGACGTGTCACGTTTTTTAGATGCTTCTGTTCATAAAGTTTTAAAAACCCTGATTGAGGCGTTTTTACTGGTATCGTTGGTAGTATTTATTTTTCTGCAGGATTGGCGTTCAACACTCATTCCCGCTATTGCCGTACCTGTTTCATTGATCGGTACCCTCTTCTTCATGCAGTTGTTAGGTTTCTCTTTAAACCTGATTACCCTTTTTGCATTAGTTCTTGCTATAGGCATTGTCGTGGATAATGCCATAGTAGTGGTAGAAGCGGTGCATGCAAAAATGGAACACTCACATATCGGAGCAAAGAAAGCTACCGAAAAAGCGATGAGAGAAATCAGAGGAGCTATTATTGCTATTACTCTGGTTATGTCGGCTGTGTTTGTTCCTGTGGCTTTTATGTCGGGTCCTACCGGTATTTTCTACCGTCAGTTCTCCCTTACCATGGCAATATCTATCGTTCTGTCAGGAATCGTTGCACTTACGCTCACCCCTGCTCTTTGTATCCTATTATTGAAACGTGCCCATGGTGGCCATACCAGAAAATCTTTGCTGAATCGCTTCTTCGGCGGTTTCAATTCCTGGTACAATAATCTTTCTGAACGCTATCAAAGACTACTTGGCGTCATTGCTAATCGTAAGGTTATAACTTTTTCAGTATTGCTGATATTTTGCCTTGGAACAGGCGTTTTAGGCAAGTTCCTCCCTTCAGGGTTTATTCCCAATGAAGACCAGGGAACATTTTATGCCAGCATTACCACTCCCTCCGGCTCAACTTTAGAAAGGACAAAAGAAGTAGTGCATGAAGTGCAAAAGGCATGTGAAAGTATTGAAGCCATAGAGTCGGTTTCTTCCTTAGCAGGAATAAATATCTTATCCGATGGAACAGGCGCTACTTATGGCACTTGCTTGATTAACTTAAAAAACTGGGAAGAGCGAAAGGAATCTGTAAATGACATCATTGAACTTGTTGCCGAAAAAACGAAACACATTAAAGACGCAAAGACTGAATTCTTCCCTCCGCCAGCCGTGCCGGGCTATGGAAATGCCAGTGGTTTTGAATTAAGGTTGTTGGATAAAACCGGCAGAGGGGATTTAAAAAAAATGGAAACGGTGGTCAACCAGTTTATCAACGACTTGAAAGACCGGCCTGAGATAGCAAGGGCTTTCACCGTTTTTGATGCAAGCTTTCCGCAATACATGGTTCATATTGATCATGATAAAGCCGCTCAAAAAGGAGTAACGGTTGATAATGCAATGGGTACTTTACAAACCTTATTAGGCAGTGAATATGCTACCAATTTTATCCGCTTTGGCCAAATGTATAAAGTAATGGTACAAGCATTACCTGAATACCGGGCCAAGCCCCAGGACATCCTTAAGTTGTATGTAAAAAATAATAAAGATGAAATGGTGCCGTTATCTGCCTTTATGAGAATAGAAAGGATTTATGGAGTTGATCAGATAACCCGTTACAATATGTATCCATCGGCAGAGGTGAACGGAGAAGCTGCTGAAGGATACAGCAGCGGAAGCGCTATTGCAGCCATTCAGGAAGTGGCAAAAGAAAAATTGCCCAAAGGGTATGATATAGATTGGGCAGGTATAACCCGCGATGAGGTGTTGGCAGGCAATGAAGCAGTGTATATTTTTCTTATTTGTCTGGTATTTGTGTATTTATTATTGTCTGCACAGTATGAAAGTTTTCTCTTGCCCATGCCCGTTATTCTCTCTTTACCAACCGGGGTATTCGGAGCATTTCTCCTTTTAATGATCATGGGTTTAGAAAACAATATTTATGCTCAGGTAGCCATGGTTATGCTTATCGGTTTATTAGGTAAAAACGCCATTCTGATTGTTGAATTTGCCTCATTAAAACACAGAGAAGGACGCACACCTATGCAAGCTGCCGTTGAAGGGGCAACCGTGAGGTTGCGACCAATCCTTATGACCTCATTTGCCTTTATCGCCGGGTTGATTCCCTTAATGCTTGCATCCGGCGCAGGCGCTGTTGGCAATAGAACTATTGGCACAGCAGCAGCCGGAGGCATGCTGTTCGGAACGATATTCGGGGTAATTATTATTCCGGGTCTGTATGTAGCTTTTGCGACTCTTGCAGAAAAGTTTGCAAGGAAAGGAACCAAAGAAGAAATAGCGTTAACCGAGGTAATTTAA
- a CDS encoding putative multidrug efflux pump, producing MYLSVCAALLIPACSSEKEITDNREKYPVTNPVVMDTVYTNDYVADIHSLQHVEIRTRVKGYIEKIHVDEGEIVKDGQILFSLSSQKYEIDLLQAKAMLKSAFADAKAAELDLQNVKMLVEKNIVSKTELKRARSKLDALHAKVNEAKSYVASAELNLSYTAIRAPFNGIIDRIPNKVGSLVDEGTLLTTLSDNKEVFAYFNVSEKEYLDFTTLIDSEKKNDVTLVLANNQIHSSNGCIETVAGTIDKDTGNIAFRACFPNPDLLLKHGSSGKVRVIREEKNALIIPQKATFEIQDKVYVFTVDSSNTVKMKSIVPKLRIPHLYVIESGLSSHDRIVYEGIQLVKEGDKIIPEVISMKQILAQSKEQTMLMVKN from the coding sequence ATGTATTTGAGTGTATGCGCTGCTTTACTCATACCCGCATGCTCATCAGAAAAAGAAATTACCGATAATCGGGAAAAATATCCTGTTACCAATCCTGTTGTTATGGATACGGTATATACGAATGATTATGTCGCAGACATACATTCTTTACAACACGTAGAGATAAGAACCAGGGTTAAAGGATATATTGAAAAAATCCATGTTGACGAAGGTGAAATTGTAAAGGATGGACAAATTCTTTTTAGTTTAAGCAGTCAGAAGTATGAAATAGATTTATTGCAAGCTAAGGCAATGCTAAAAAGTGCCTTTGCAGATGCAAAAGCTGCCGAACTTGATTTACAGAATGTAAAAATGCTGGTAGAAAAAAATATCGTCTCAAAAACAGAGCTTAAGAGGGCTCGATCGAAACTGGATGCGCTTCATGCAAAGGTTAATGAAGCAAAATCGTATGTAGCAAGCGCTGAATTAAATCTGTCTTATACAGCCATAAGAGCGCCATTTAATGGAATAATTGACAGGATTCCCAATAAAGTCGGAAGTTTAGTCGATGAAGGAACTCTGCTAACTACCCTTTCAGATAACAAAGAGGTGTTTGCTTATTTCAATGTATCTGAAAAAGAGTATTTAGACTTTACCACACTCATAGACTCAGAAAAGAAGAATGATGTGACGTTAGTATTAGCGAACAATCAAATTCATAGTTCTAACGGATGTATTGAAACCGTTGCAGGGACAATTGACAAAGACACCGGGAATATCGCTTTCAGGGCATGCTTTCCTAATCCGGATCTCCTTTTAAAACATGGTTCCAGTGGCAAAGTCAGGGTAATAAGAGAAGAAAAAAACGCTTTAATAATTCCGCAGAAAGCAACCTTTGAAATTCAGGACAAGGTGTATGTATTTACGGTAGATTCCTCCAACACCGTAAAAATGAAAAGCATTGTTCCAAAGCTTCGCATCCCTCATTTGTATGTGATTGAATCCGGATTATCTTCCCATGATAGAATTGTTTATGAAGGTATTCAACTGGTGAAAGAAGGAGATAAGATAATTCCAGAAGTTATTTCCATGAAACAAATACTGGCACAATCAAAAGAACAAACCATGTTGATGGTTAAAAACTAA
- a CDS encoding truncated DNA polymerase has product MERAREVTRRNGYYNLEYIRSADDMVILIHGHPKENWLLQKVQKRLKEELDTLQVQMNREKTKVVNLKEGGCFSFLGFDFRLTRNREGKTYVSKTPRKKKRQESRMRENLTYGLTRRCWK; this is encoded by the coding sequence ATGGAGCGGGCACGGGAAGTAACCCGCCGCAATGGATACTACAATCTTGAATATATTCGGAGCGCAGATGACATGGTCATACTGATACACGGACATCCGAAAGAGAACTGGTTACTCCAGAAAGTTCAGAAGCGACTCAAAGAGGAGCTGGACACATTGCAGGTACAAATGAACCGGGAGAAGACGAAGGTAGTGAATCTCAAAGAAGGAGGATGTTTCAGTTTCCTGGGGTTTGACTTTAGACTCACCAGAAACCGTGAAGGCAAGACCTATGTCAGCAAGACGCCACGGAAGAAGAAACGACAGGAAAGCCGTATGAGGGAAAACCTCACGTACGGTTTGACGAGAAGATGCTGGAAATAG
- a CDS encoding hydrogenase expression/formation protein: MNRFPVGKLDYRLLERMLALNPAQDPRIIVGPQIGEDAAVIDFGEKYLVAKTDPITFTTHRIGWYAVNVNANDIATMGATPKWFLTTILLPERKTNKRLVTQIFHDIIEAAQALHITVCGGHTEISSTIDRPIIVGAMLGEVEKDKLVVNSRACPGDDLLLTKGIAIEGTSIIAHKKASVLKKEFGNQFVKRAQAFINNPGLSVVADALLANTAAKIHAMHDPTEGGLATGIMELASVSGTGAIIDEEKIPCYTETEQIGKFYNIHPMGLIASGALLIALNPESTKEVIAILKKNDIVCTPIGKLTKKDEGLKLLRKGKLVKMPVFKVDELVKIL, translated from the coding sequence ATGAACCGTTTTCCTGTTGGAAAGCTTGATTATCGGTTGCTTGAAAGAATGCTGGCCTTAAATCCTGCGCAGGATCCGAGAATAATTGTAGGCCCGCAAATTGGTGAAGACGCTGCTGTTATCGACTTTGGGGAAAAGTACCTCGTAGCAAAGACAGACCCTATTACCTTTACCACGCATCGTATCGGATGGTATGCAGTTAACGTAAACGCCAATGATATTGCTACCATGGGGGCGACCCCGAAGTGGTTCCTGACAACCATACTGTTACCAGAAAGAAAGACGAATAAAAGATTGGTAACGCAAATCTTTCACGATATTATTGAAGCGGCGCAGGCGCTTCATATTACGGTATGTGGCGGCCATACCGAAATCTCCTCTACAATCGACCGGCCAATTATTGTTGGCGCCATGCTGGGTGAAGTAGAAAAGGATAAGCTGGTGGTAAATAGCCGGGCATGTCCGGGTGATGATCTTTTACTGACCAAAGGTATTGCCATAGAGGGGACGTCTATTATAGCGCATAAAAAGGCATCGGTATTGAAAAAGGAATTTGGTAATCAATTTGTTAAAAGGGCACAGGCATTTATCAATAATCCCGGATTAAGCGTTGTTGCAGATGCCTTGCTGGCAAATACAGCAGCCAAAATCCATGCCATGCATGATCCAACAGAAGGCGGATTAGCGACAGGTATTATGGAACTCGCAAGCGTATCCGGAACAGGGGCCATTATTGACGAGGAAAAGATTCCCTGTTATACAGAAACAGAGCAAATAGGTAAGTTTTATAATATCCATCCGATGGGCCTTATCGCATCAGGGGCGCTCCTGATTGCGCTCAATCCGGAATCGACAAAAGAAGTTATTGCTATCCTGAAAAAGAATGATATAGTATGTACCCCTATAGGAAAACTTACGAAGAAGGATGAAGGATTAAAACTCCTGAGAAAAGGCAAGCTGGTAAAAATGCCGGTATTTAAAGTAGATGAGTTAGTAAAGATTTTATAA
- a CDS encoding ribose-phosphate pyrophosphokinase translates to MDPPRGRLLIAGCRSGSYLSARTFQRYKELLAQEGSKNDILHLENIDKQFSDSETCVRLDVHVSGYDVFIFQALFNPTSDYCIDQNYMALLIAARTFRENGANHVTAVLPYLAYARQDKPTRFMREPTTAKLMADMSIEAGIDRLVVWNPHCDQIRGFYGSMPVNVLGSLPLYIDEYRRFQGREDAIAVAPDAGASKFAAHFGRALNLKCAVASKYRPRPEEAVISEIIGDFTGKKIAIILDDMISSGGTIYALIKKLVEEKGIEEIYLGISHNLCVGNAHDRLIDLYKNYHLKEMTVTNSIPQTAAFQSLPFVSIQCLSDILSRTINRIHYNQSVNEMLYQPLTPYIKD, encoded by the coding sequence ATGGATCCTCCCCGCGGAAGACTCTTAATTGCAGGATGCCGTTCGGGTTCTTATTTATCAGCAAGGACATTCCAGAGATATAAGGAACTCCTGGCACAAGAAGGGAGTAAAAACGATATCTTACACCTGGAAAATATCGATAAGCAATTCTCTGATTCAGAAACCTGCGTCCGGTTAGATGTCCACGTCAGTGGTTATGATGTATTCATCTTCCAGGCCTTGTTCAACCCTACCTCAGACTACTGCATTGACCAAAATTATATGGCGCTCCTCATTGCTGCCAGGACCTTTCGGGAAAATGGCGCTAATCACGTAACAGCCGTGCTGCCCTATCTTGCATATGCCCGGCAGGATAAACCGACGAGATTTATGAGAGAACCAACAACAGCGAAGCTTATGGCCGATATGAGTATTGAGGCGGGCATTGACCGGCTCGTTGTCTGGAACCCGCACTGTGACCAAATCCGGGGATTCTATGGAAGCATGCCAGTCAATGTACTGGGGTCATTACCCTTATACATCGATGAATACCGCCGCTTTCAGGGGCGGGAGGACGCCATTGCTGTTGCTCCCGATGCGGGAGCTTCGAAATTTGCAGCTCATTTTGGAAGAGCGCTGAATCTCAAATGTGCCGTTGCATCAAAATACCGTCCACGTCCTGAAGAAGCCGTAATCTCTGAGATTATTGGCGACTTCACAGGAAAAAAGATCGCAATCATCCTTGATGACATGATAAGTAGTGGCGGCACTATCTATGCGCTCATTAAAAAGCTGGTGGAAGAAAAGGGAATTGAGGAGATATATCTTGGAATTTCGCACAACCTCTGTGTCGGAAACGCCCATGACCGTTTAATAGATTTATACAAAAACTATCACTTAAAAGAGATGACAGTAACAAATAGCATCCCCCAGACAGCCGCATTTCAATCCCTGCCCTTTGTCTCAATACAGTGCTTATCAGACATACTCAGCCGGACGATCAACAGAATTCACTACAATCAGTCAGTAAACGAAATGCTGTATCAGCCATTAACGCCATACATCAAAGATTGA
- a CDS encoding putative lipoprotein — MCSQIKLRTEAIVIPVILLIVTLGFAFSSRKASIGAEQKQTTEGDDPAGIEQKLNPLIEMSVAPVQKSESGVSNFITEGQRIFRFDTYGDEEFWGDKLQLHKSIEKVSPKKALALGLKIDVKALPKHIIRKIKEGNLNLDDPNNTLLLLKRNAIVGVTGFFNDDGTLKSIGFQCSLCHSTVNNSLIFGIGERLDGWANSDLDVGSITALSPNLNVIATILNTSVEIVKKVLNSWGPGKFDAELLLDGKGFRPDGGSAATMIPNAFGLAGFNLHTWTGAWGTVTYWNAFVANIELHGKGTFFDPRLDDASKFPIAAKEGFGNLRAKPDEDLITSKLPALHFYQLSLPAPKPKAGIHFDKDAAERGKEIFEGKGECNNCHITPLWSEPGWNLHEPEDIGIDSFQANRAPDNRYKTANLEGLFIREFGIFMKQKNKGRFFHDGRFATLKDVVKHYNTTLNLSLSDQQINNLVEYLKSL; from the coding sequence ATGTGTTCTCAGATCAAATTACGGACAGAGGCTATAGTAATACCTGTTATTCTACTTATTGTGACTCTTGGGTTTGCCTTCTCAAGTAGAAAAGCTTCGATAGGCGCAGAGCAGAAACAGACTACAGAAGGAGATGACCCAGCAGGGATAGAACAGAAACTAAACCCGCTCATCGAAATGTCAGTTGCTCCAGTACAGAAATCTGAATCGGGTGTATCGAATTTTATTACTGAGGGCCAGCGTATCTTCCGGTTTGATACCTACGGTGATGAGGAATTTTGGGGAGATAAACTTCAACTCCATAAATCTATCGAAAAAGTAAGTCCTAAAAAGGCATTAGCATTGGGGCTAAAAATTGATGTGAAGGCGCTGCCTAAGCATATTATTAGAAAAATAAAAGAAGGGAATCTTAATCTTGATGACCCAAACAATACCCTACTCCTGCTCAAGCGTAACGCAATTGTCGGCGTCACGGGTTTCTTCAATGATGATGGCACTCTTAAATCGATAGGTTTCCAATGTTCACTTTGTCACTCTACCGTTAATAATTCTTTAATCTTCGGTATCGGTGAACGATTGGATGGTTGGGCCAATAGCGATCTTGATGTTGGCTCTATCACTGCTCTTTCCCCTAATCTAAATGTCATTGCTACTATACTAAATACCAGTGTAGAGATAGTAAAAAAAGTGCTCAATTCTTGGGGACCTGGAAAATTTGATGCAGAGCTTCTGCTCGATGGCAAAGGTTTTAGACCGGATGGAGGCTCTGCGGCAACGATGATTCCCAACGCCTTTGGTCTGGCGGGCTTTAACCTGCATACCTGGACCGGCGCATGGGGTACAGTTACCTATTGGAATGCCTTTGTAGCTAACATAGAATTGCATGGCAAGGGCACATTTTTTGATCCTCGTCTCGACGATGCTTCTAAATTTCCCATAGCTGCTAAAGAGGGTTTTGGGAATTTGCGGGCAAAACCAGACGAAGATCTCATTACCTCAAAACTTCCGGCGCTCCATTTTTATCAGCTATCCCTTCCTGCGCCAAAGCCAAAGGCGGGTATTCATTTTGATAAAGATGCTGCCGAGCGTGGAAAAGAAATCTTTGAGGGGAAGGGTGAGTGTAATAACTGCCATATTACGCCGTTGTGGTCTGAGCCGGGATGGAACCTCCATGAGCCTGAGGATATTGGTATTGATAGTTTTCAGGCCAACCGGGCGCCGGATAATCGATATAAGACAGCGAATCTGGAGGGACTTTTCATACGTGAGTTTGGTATTTTTATGAAACAAAAAAATAAAGGCCGATTCTTTCATGATGGTCGATTTGCAACGTTGAAAGATGTAGTCAAACATTACAATACAACCTTAAACCTTAGCTTGAGTGATCAGCAGATAAATAATCTTGTAGAATACTTAAAATCTCTATAA
- a CDS encoding putative transposase has product MQKQKCSLPLYTNFLIANQNRYSGVELSKVAPFEDISHDSISRFLASSNFTPSQLWNQVKPLVDKTTGYVICDDTLLDKRYSKANELAKKQYSGKEHKVMNGISLVNLLWTKGDEFIPIDYRIYQRENDDKTKNDHFHDKIVHTNGDITYVASNDLTLTDYDTFTEHFHQRWKIEEFHRGIKQTTGIEKCYSTLAASQLTHIFVSFLAFIKLETRRIKEQISGMSKKPLLPDFLLLTIC; this is encoded by the coding sequence ATGCAAAAACAAAAATGTTCTTTACCATTATACACCAATTTCTTGATTGCCAATCAGAACCGATATTCTGGTGTAGAACTTTCAAAGGTAGCGCCTTTTGAAGATATCAGTCATGACTCAATCTCTCGTTTCCTGGCAAGTTCAAACTTTACTCCTTCACAGTTATGGAATCAGGTCAAACCCTTAGTTGATAAAACAACAGGGTATGTAATCTGCGATGATACTCTGCTTGATAAACGATACTCAAAAGCCAATGAACTAGCGAAAAAACAGTACAGTGGGAAAGAGCATAAAGTCATGAATGGTATTTCTCTGGTAAACTTACTCTGGACAAAAGGCGATGAATTCATTCCTATTGATTATAGAATATACCAGAGAGAAAATGATGACAAGACCAAGAATGATCACTTTCATGATAAGATAGTCCACACAAACGGAGACATTACCTATGTGGCAAGTAATGATTTAACCTTAACCGATTACGATACGTTTACAGAGCATTTCCATCAGAGATGGAAAATAGAAGAGTTCCATAGAGGTATTAAACAAACGACGGGAATAGAGAAGTGTTATTCCACGTTAGCGGCTTCCCAGCTAACCCATATATTTGTCTCTTTTCTTGCTTTTATAAAATTGGAAACAAGACGTATCAAAGAACAAATTTCTGGTATGAGCAAAAAGCCTCTCTTACCAGATTTTCTGTTACTCACTATTTGTTAG
- a CDS encoding DNA methylase: MINHSKVKELANFIWSIADLLRHDYKQADYGKVILPMTVLRRLDCVLEPTKQKVLDYLPKIKSMNIKNAEPVLNKVASFNFHNISKYTFKKLKEDPNHIAANLRNFINGFSSNGREIIEYFSFNDHITRLDEANLLFLVVSRFSEVDLHPDTVDNTTMGYIFEELIRKFSELSNETAGEHFTPREVIRLMVNVLFLEDRRALTAKGIVRTIYDPACGTGGMLSIAADYLQELNPESKPVVFGQEINPESYAICKSDMLIKGQEVSNIKFGNIFTIDGLENEKFDYMLSNPPFGVEWKKVEKEVRKEYETKGFAGRFGAGLPRISDGSFLFLQHMISKMKPTNGGSRIAIVFNGSPLFSGGAGSGESEIRKWIIENDMIEAIIALPDQLFYNTGIFTYVWIVTNRKTKQRKGKIQLINAVDFFVKMTRSLGNKRNEISEDQIAEITKIYGDFKEDEYCKIFDNGDFGYWRITVERPLRLNFQASEDHIALLENETAFQNLAKSNKKGAAGTKEAEEGRKEQERIREILREMDVTKIYKNRDEFESALDEQFKKDGYALTAPIRKSIMNALSERDGTTDICVDKKGNPEPDAQLRDYENVPLKDDIQAYFKREVLPHVPDAWIDESKTIKGYEVNFTKYFYKYKPLRSLEEIRNDILALESETDGMIKEVIQR; this comes from the coding sequence ATGATAAATCATAGTAAAGTAAAAGAACTAGCTAATTTTATATGGAGCATAGCAGACCTGTTGCGCCATGATTATAAGCAGGCCGATTATGGCAAGGTTATTCTCCCCATGACGGTTCTCAGGCGTCTTGATTGTGTTCTGGAACCCACAAAGCAGAAGGTACTTGATTACCTGCCAAAAATTAAGTCAATGAACATCAAGAATGCCGAACCGGTTCTCAATAAAGTTGCTAGTTTCAATTTTCACAATATCAGCAAGTATACATTTAAAAAGCTTAAAGAAGATCCTAACCATATCGCCGCTAATCTGAGAAATTTTATCAATGGCTTTTCGTCAAATGGCCGGGAGATTATTGAGTATTTCAGCTTCAATGACCACATAACCCGTCTTGATGAGGCAAATCTCCTCTTTCTTGTTGTAAGTCGCTTTTCTGAAGTAGACCTTCATCCCGATACCGTTGATAATACAACAATGGGTTATATCTTTGAGGAACTTATCAGGAAATTTTCCGAATTATCAAACGAAACAGCCGGAGAACACTTCACTCCACGCGAAGTCATCAGGTTGATGGTTAACGTCCTTTTTCTTGAAGATAGAAGGGCCTTGACAGCCAAAGGCATAGTTCGTACGATTTACGATCCGGCATGTGGGACGGGCGGTATGCTTTCTATTGCTGCTGATTACTTGCAAGAATTAAATCCAGAATCTAAACCAGTAGTTTTTGGACAAGAAATCAATCCGGAATCGTATGCAATATGCAAATCCGATATGCTTATCAAGGGACAGGAAGTCAGTAATATCAAGTTTGGAAATATTTTTACGATAGACGGGCTGGAGAATGAGAAATTCGATTACATGCTCTCCAATCCACCCTTTGGGGTAGAATGGAAAAAGGTAGAAAAGGAAGTCCGCAAGGAGTATGAAACAAAGGGCTTTGCTGGACGATTTGGCGCCGGCCTTCCTCGTATCAGCGATGGTTCCTTCCTCTTCCTGCAACACATGATATCAAAGATGAAACCTACCAACGGTGGATCACGTATCGCCATCGTTTTTAATGGTTCACCACTATTCTCAGGAGGTGCGGGCAGCGGGGAAAGCGAAATCCGAAAATGGATTATCGAAAACGACATGATCGAGGCTATTATTGCCTTGCCTGACCAACTATTTTACAACACGGGTATTTTTACCTATGTATGGATTGTAACAAACAGAAAGACCAAACAGCGTAAGGGAAAAATACAACTCATCAATGCGGTCGATTTTTTCGTAAAGATGACCCGCAGTCTTGGGAACAAACGCAACGAGATCAGTGAGGATCAGATTGCGGAAATAACAAAGATTTACGGTGACTTTAAAGAAGACGAATACTGCAAGATTTTTGACAATGGCGATTTCGGTTACTGGCGCATAACCGTTGAAAGACCGCTTCGCCTTAATTTTCAGGCATCTGAAGACCACATCGCGTTATTGGAAAACGAAACTGCCTTCCAGAATCTTGCAAAGTCAAATAAGAAAGGTGCTGCTGGGACAAAAGAGGCTGAGGAAGGCAGGAAGGAGCAGGAACGTATACGAGAGATTTTGAGAGAAATGGATGTAACAAAGATTTACAAAAACCGGGATGAGTTTGAGTCAGCGCTTGATGAGCAATTCAAGAAGGATGGATATGCCCTTACGGCGCCTATCAGAAAGTCCATTATGAACGCACTCTCCGAGCGTGACGGGACGACCGATATCTGTGTTGACAAAAAAGGCAATCCAGAACCTGATGCGCAATTGAGAGATTATGAGAACGTCCCTCTGAAAGACGATATCCAGGCATATTTCAAACGAGAAGTATTGCCTCATGTGCCGGATGCATGGATTGATGAGAGCAAGACTATCAAGGGGTACGAAGTCAATTTCACGAAATATTTTTATAAATACAAACCCTTACGCAGTCTGGAAGAAATACGCAATGACATTTTAGCTCTTGAATCCGAAACCGATGGTATGATTAAGGAAGTTATTCAACGATGA